Proteins from a single region of Weeksella virosa DSM 16922:
- a CDS encoding MlaE family ABC transporter permease, whose protein sequence is MKLFENLGRYVLLMTKVFQKPIKFKYFWKLIIREVMDLGMSSLGIVTFISTFMGAVVAIQMAQNFRGSEIPVPDAYIGYATKVVLVLEFSPTIVSLILAGKVGSYIASSIGTMRVTEQIDALDVMGINSPNFLILPKIIACVFFFPFLIAISIGFGILGGHLIGVFTKMWAPVDFVQGLQMGMALKFYIYTFFKTMVFAFVIATVPAYYGYYVSGGSLEVGRSSTTAVVWTSICIIILNLLLTQTILS, encoded by the coding sequence ATGAAATTGTTTGAAAACTTAGGGAGATACGTTTTGCTGATGACAAAAGTATTTCAAAAACCTATCAAGTTTAAATATTTTTGGAAATTAATCATCCGCGAAGTGATGGATCTCGGGATGAGTTCCTTGGGTATTGTGACGTTTATTTCTACGTTTATGGGTGCCGTTGTTGCGATTCAAATGGCTCAAAATTTTCGAGGATCAGAAATTCCAGTTCCCGATGCATATATCGGTTATGCAACAAAAGTAGTGTTAGTTTTAGAATTTTCCCCAACCATTGTTTCGCTTATTCTGGCGGGGAAAGTTGGTTCTTATATCGCCTCTAGTATTGGTACAATGAGAGTGACCGAACAAATCGATGCATTGGATGTGATGGGAATTAATTCTCCTAACTTTCTCATTTTACCGAAAATAATAGCTTGTGTATTTTTCTTTCCATTCCTGATCGCTATTAGTATAGGATTCGGGATTCTAGGAGGACATCTCATTGGTGTTTTTACCAAAATGTGGGCACCAGTCGATTTTGTACAAGGACTACAAATGGGAATGGCTCTAAAATTCTATATTTATACTTTCTTCAAAACCATGGTGTTTGCATTTGTTATTGCTACAGTACCAGCTTATTATGGGTATTACGTAAGCGGAGGATCTCTAGAGGTGGGACGCTCGAGTACGACAGCAGTTGTATGGACATCGATTTGCATCATCATTCTCAACTTATTATTAACCCAAACCATTCTTAGCTAA
- a CDS encoding ABC transporter ATP-binding protein codes for MIEVRNITKSFDDIEVLKGFSVDFHEGKTNLIIGQSGSGKTVFLKCLIGLLMPTSGEIYFNGENTIDYDYKQRQYLREQIGVVFQGSALFDSMNILENVCFPLEMFSNLSRQEAIARAKKMLDRVEIAKEALVKYPSEISGGMQKRVAIARAMINEPKFLFADEPNSGLDPKTALVIDKLIYEITQEYNTTTVVNTHDMNSVMEIGDKIIFLKQGYLEWEGTKDEILTADNKSVIDFVYSSELFTKLRTALLKDK; via the coding sequence ATGATTGAAGTAAGAAACATAACTAAATCGTTCGATGATATCGAGGTATTAAAAGGTTTTTCGGTCGATTTTCACGAAGGGAAAACCAATCTCATTATCGGACAAAGTGGTTCAGGTAAAACAGTTTTCTTAAAATGTTTGATAGGATTATTAATGCCGACCTCTGGAGAAATCTACTTCAATGGTGAAAATACTATTGATTATGATTACAAACAAAGACAATATTTACGAGAACAAATTGGAGTTGTATTTCAGGGAAGTGCCCTTTTTGATTCGATGAATATTCTAGAAAATGTTTGCTTCCCATTAGAGATGTTCTCTAATCTATCTAGACAAGAAGCTATTGCAAGAGCTAAGAAAATGCTTGATCGTGTAGAAATAGCCAAAGAAGCTTTGGTAAAATATCCATCAGAAATTTCAGGTGGTATGCAAAAAAGGGTCGCTATTGCTCGTGCAATGATCAACGAACCAAAATTCCTATTTGCCGATGAACCAAACTCTGGGCTCGACCCAAAAACAGCTCTAGTTATCGATAAATTGATTTATGAGATTACACAAGAGTACAATACAACAACGGTGGTTAATACCCACGATATGAATTCGGTGATGGAAATTGGAGATAAAATTATTTTCCTGAAACAAGGCTACCTTGAATGGGAAGGGACAAAAGATGAAATACTCACGGCCGACAATAAATCGGTGATAGATTTTGTATATTCATCAGAACTTTTTACGAAATTGAGAACAGCATTATTAAAAGACAAATAA
- a CDS encoding porin family protein, with amino-acid sequence MRKKLFIATTALITGFAQAQSLDFGLKAGVVFNADNGKSVVENAGNIFRDKGNGSTGFQAGALIRAKFAGIYVQPEVLYTQYKNEYETQGIQYDITKKRIDIPVGIGKEFLGLAHVQIGPTFSYYFNDDISFNEISKAKQDEFNVGMHIGAGVEVSRFLFDLRYEFGFGKVTSEFIKDNWDYKTESTPKLLNLSVAYLF; translated from the coding sequence ATGAGAAAAAAATTATTTATCGCAACAACTGCATTAATTACAGGATTTGCACAAGCTCAAAGTTTAGATTTTGGATTGAAGGCAGGCGTTGTTTTCAATGCCGATAACGGTAAGTCGGTAGTAGAAAATGCTGGAAATATTTTCAGAGACAAAGGAAACGGATCTACAGGTTTCCAGGCAGGAGCCTTAATTCGTGCAAAATTTGCAGGAATTTATGTACAGCCAGAAGTATTGTATACACAATATAAAAATGAGTATGAAACGCAAGGAATCCAATACGACATTACTAAAAAAAGAATTGATATCCCTGTAGGAATTGGAAAAGAATTTTTAGGATTAGCTCACGTACAAATCGGACCAACCTTTTCTTATTACTTTAATGACGATATTTCTTTTAACGAAATTTCCAAAGCAAAACAAGATGAATTTAATGTAGGAATGCATATCGGTGCAGGAGTAGAAGTCTCTAGATTCTTATTCGATTTGCGTTACGAATTTGGATTTGGGAAAGTAACGTCTGAGTTTATAAAAGATAACTGGGATTACAAAACAGAATCAACTCCGAAACTCCTAAATTTGTCGGTAGCTTATTTATTCTAA
- a CDS encoding tetratricopeptide repeat protein has translation MAKKVKNEESTTEELVQKLDRTALNMELFLEKNAKAIGIVIGIVVLAALGYFAYIKLIVDPKSDQALKEMVTAERLFEQDSIGQALNGSKGSYMGLQQIVDEYGNTDAGNLAKLKAGVAYYKLGDYTTAIKMFEDFSTKDPVLMAQKYGMIGNCLVQTGKVEEGLPYYVKAAEATNVVTIEQTYYTKAGNIAMSLGKNEDALKYFQTIVDKYPGANNNEAEKFVERLTYALGQ, from the coding sequence ATGGCAAAGAAAGTAAAAAACGAAGAGTCTACAACAGAGGAATTGGTACAGAAATTAGATCGTACCGCCCTTAATATGGAACTCTTCTTAGAAAAAAATGCTAAAGCTATAGGAATTGTAATCGGCATAGTGGTGCTTGCTGCATTGGGTTATTTCGCTTATATAAAATTAATCGTAGACCCAAAATCAGATCAAGCACTCAAAGAAATGGTGACAGCAGAACGACTGTTCGAGCAAGACTCAATCGGTCAAGCACTCAACGGGAGCAAAGGAAGTTATATGGGGCTGCAACAAATCGTAGACGAGTATGGCAATACAGATGCGGGAAATTTAGCCAAACTAAAGGCCGGAGTTGCATATTACAAACTGGGTGATTATACAACTGCGATAAAAATGTTCGAAGATTTCTCGACCAAAGATCCAGTTCTTATGGCTCAGAAATACGGAATGATCGGAAACTGTTTAGTACAAACCGGGAAAGTAGAAGAAGGTTTGCCATATTATGTAAAAGCAGCAGAAGCAACCAACGTTGTTACCATCGAGCAAACATATTATACCAAAGCAGGCAATATTGCGATGAGCTTAGGTAAGAATGAAGATGCGCTAAAATATTTCCAGACAATTGTAGATAAATACCCAGGAGCAAACAATAACGAAGCAGAGAAGTTTGTAGAACGTCTAACTTATGCGCTAGGTCAGTAA
- the ribH gene encoding 6,7-dimethyl-8-ribityllumazine synthase — MATENKNLSQYDKSTLPSGKGKCFAIVTSEWNNHITFNLRDGVKDTLIDLGVDEKDILMMHVPGSFELVYGADKIAQKYPNLDGIIAVGCVIRGETAHFDYVCQGVTQGIQFLNQKHPMPIIFCLLTDENEQQSIDRSGGKHGNKGVEAGVAAVIMADFKSQLS; from the coding sequence ATGGCAACTGAAAATAAAAATCTATCACAGTACGATAAAAGCACACTACCATCAGGTAAAGGAAAATGCTTTGCAATCGTAACCTCAGAATGGAATAATCACATAACATTCAATCTAAGAGATGGCGTAAAAGATACGTTGATAGATTTGGGAGTAGATGAAAAAGATATCTTAATGATGCATGTGCCAGGTAGTTTCGAGTTGGTCTATGGAGCCGATAAAATCGCACAAAAGTACCCAAATCTCGACGGAATAATAGCGGTAGGATGCGTCATAAGAGGAGAAACCGCACACTTTGATTATGTCTGCCAAGGCGTTACCCAAGGTATTCAATTTCTTAATCAGAAACATCCAATGCCCATAATATTCTGTTTATTAACTGATGAAAACGAACAACAATCGATTGATCGTTCGGGCGGAAAACATGGGAATAAAGGAGTAGAAGCAGGTGTTGCAGCTGTAATCATGGCCGATTTCAAATCTCAATTATCGTAA
- a CDS encoding acyl-[acyl-carrier-protein] thioesterase: MNPVDYYTEKFYIDYSRVYPNRKIKYPELANILQITAANHADFCGLGFDDLQHNKQAWVMNRIRIEIDTLPELNDEVTIDTWLELLRVPKSIRNLEIKKEGKKLVGVSSLWAVFNTERRRPEALKIDADHLKIFTDLHATSLENNKIETPESFQKVAEYQVKLSDLDVVNHVNNIQYLTWCLDTLSKEEVLERSIAVLEMNFLKELSYQKIIHIEQYRQEHELYLRIRDEQFIYFVARITYQ, translated from the coding sequence ATGAATCCTGTCGATTATTATACCGAAAAATTTTATATCGATTACAGTAGAGTCTATCCCAACCGTAAAATAAAATACCCAGAATTGGCAAACATTCTACAAATAACCGCAGCCAATCATGCAGATTTTTGTGGTTTGGGTTTTGATGATTTGCAGCATAATAAACAGGCTTGGGTGATGAATCGGATTCGGATTGAGATTGATACTTTACCCGAACTCAATGATGAGGTTACAATTGATACTTGGCTAGAGTTACTTCGTGTTCCGAAATCTATTCGGAACCTCGAGATAAAGAAAGAAGGGAAGAAACTAGTCGGTGTGTCGAGTTTGTGGGCCGTTTTCAATACAGAAAGAAGACGTCCAGAAGCATTGAAAATTGACGCTGACCACCTGAAAATTTTCACTGATTTACATGCGACATCTTTGGAAAATAATAAAATAGAAACTCCAGAAAGTTTCCAGAAAGTTGCAGAATATCAAGTAAAATTATCAGATTTAGATGTAGTGAATCATGTTAATAATATTCAATATCTCACTTGGTGCCTCGATACTTTGTCCAAAGAAGAAGTATTGGAACGCTCGATTGCCGTTTTGGAAATGAATTTTCTCAAAGAACTATCTTACCAGAAAATTATACATATCGAACAATATCGACAAGAACACGAACTCTATTTACGCATTAGAGATGAACAGTTTATATATTTCGTGGCTAGAATCACTTATCAATAA
- the porQ gene encoding type IX secretion system protein PorQ yields the protein MRKLYLLLLIMIGVSQQTFAQDGTRVYEFLNISTSARQAALGGNAQTAWDADPNMSLWNPALMNHKMHGQLAMNYVSYIADVNFATFSGVYQLADVDFLSLHGQYVDYGKLIGADEIGNLTGDFKANDAAIVLGYGREISDFFSVGVNLKYINSRIESYTSSAVAADIGISYHNFDDNFNATLVARNIGSQIKSYDGKKEKMPVQINLGLTHRLEHVPIELNLTLHDLQKFDNSIPENKNGKKTSFGRKFIDHVSIGAEIFPEQDFNLRIGYNFKRGNELAIDDVRSFSGLTYGFGFRANAFRIEYAHANYHKSGGANHFGIIVNLDRLIQGRDYWRSNPWL from the coding sequence ATGCGTAAACTATATTTACTTTTGTTGATAATGATAGGAGTTTCTCAGCAAACATTTGCTCAGGACGGAACAAGAGTATATGAGTTTCTTAATATATCGACTTCTGCAAGACAAGCAGCCTTGGGTGGGAATGCACAAACTGCATGGGATGCCGATCCGAATATGTCGCTATGGAATCCAGCGCTGATGAACCATAAGATGCATGGGCAACTTGCTATGAATTACGTGTCGTACATTGCCGATGTAAATTTTGCTACATTTTCGGGTGTTTATCAGTTAGCCGATGTTGATTTTCTTTCTCTGCACGGACAATATGTAGATTACGGAAAGCTGATCGGCGCCGATGAAATCGGTAATCTAACCGGTGATTTCAAGGCGAATGATGCTGCAATTGTATTGGGTTATGGGAGAGAAATAAGCGATTTTTTCTCGGTAGGAGTTAATCTAAAATATATCAATTCTCGGATAGAATCGTATACTTCTTCAGCTGTAGCAGCGGATATTGGCATTTCATATCATAATTTTGATGATAATTTTAATGCAACTTTGGTCGCTAGAAATATCGGAAGTCAGATCAAATCCTACGATGGTAAAAAAGAAAAAATGCCCGTGCAAATCAATCTTGGATTGACGCATCGTTTAGAGCATGTACCGATAGAATTGAATCTTACTTTACACGATTTACAGAAATTCGATAATTCGATTCCAGAAAATAAAAACGGAAAAAAAACTTCTTTTGGTCGGAAATTTATAGATCACGTTTCGATCGGAGCAGAAATTTTTCCAGAACAAGATTTCAATCTACGAATTGGCTACAACTTTAAAAGAGGAAACGAGTTGGCAATCGATGATGTTCGTTCTTTTTCTGGACTTACTTACGGTTTCGGTTTTCGAGCAAACGCTTTCCGTATAGAATATGCTCATGCCAATTACCACAAATCGGGAGGAGCAAACCATTTCGGCATCATTGTTAATCTAGATCGACTGATTCAAGGGCGAGATTATTGGCGCAGTAATCCATGGTTATAA